The stretch of DNA CGTTCAAAAGTCCCTTCACCACGAATGGAATTATGTACTTCACCGACACCATCAACAGAAATATTCAGAATAACATTAGGGTGATCAGCATAATACTGAATATCTTCACGTGTAAATCGTGTCGCATTTGTAAGTACCCATATTTCAATAGAATGTTGAGATAGTTTGTCAATCATCTCTTTGAGATAGGGTAAAAGGGTAGGTTCACCACCTCCAATAACTACACGTTGAAATTTCTTTCGGATTGCAAAATCAGAGATGTGGAGTAGTTGTTCTCGTGAGAGAGTTTTCTTCTCTCTCGAAACTACAGGGCACATTCTACAGTTAAGGTTGCAACACGAAGTCACGCAAACTGTTATTTGTTCCCAGTTATAAAATTCGTCTGCCATTGTTTCTTAATAGGTAAAGTTATTAAAATTGTGATTGAAATTACATAAAGTATACCATTGAATATTAGTTGAATATAAAATAGAAAAGATATGAAACCTTGAACTGCTGAGATTTTTATGGCTTACGAAAAGGAAAGTTCTCGATTAATTCATTGGCAGGTTAGTAAACAATTAGAATTAACAGAAATTGTTTTTTTTCTAACAAACCGATGCAATCAACGTTGTTTAACGTGCTGGCAATGGGAGGAGGATTTTAAATCCGTAGGGAAAGAGCTCTCTGATGAAAAGTGGATAGAATTACTTTATGATGCTATCGGATTAGGTGCTCAGCATTTATATATTGTTGGCGGTGGAGAACCTATGGTTCGTGGAGCATTAGTCTTAAAATTAGCAGAGATAGCAAAACAACATGGGATGTTCTGTGTCTTACATACAAATGGGACACTGTTAAAAAGGGAGCAAATGGATAGATTCATCGAATTAGGTTGGGACCAAATTATTGTGAGTATTGATGGGCCCAGTGAGGCAATAAATGATGCAATACGAGGTGAGGGGACATTTAAAAAAGCAGTGGATAGTTTGAGTTATATAAATGAGCATCGGTGTTTTAAGCCACATCCGACTCCTGATTTGGGAGTTAACGTTACAATTACGAATAAGAATTACATGTATATTGAGGAAATGGTGTCTTTAGCTTCAAAAAATGGTTGTGGAGGAATTCATGCTACTCTTGTACAACCTTTTAATAAAAATGCTGAACAGTTTGTATTGAGTGACACTGAACAGAATGAGTGTATTATGTATTTAGAAAAAGCAAAGAACATGGCTGAAAATTTAGGAATGTATCACACATTTGATTCAGTTTTAAAGAGTTTGAACATACATAATGATGAAGTGGAAAAAGAATATGTGAAAGAAAATGGTATTAGAGAAGAAAAAGGGGAATTTATTGACACCTATTGTTTTGAGCCATTTTTATCTATGACTGTTTCTGCAGATGGCAAAGTCAGCCCTTGTTGTATGTTTTGGAATGAACAAAACCCTTCGGTATTGGAGTATTCGCTAAAAGAAGTCTGGGAAGGTGAATTTTTTAAGTTGCTGAGAACACAACTTCAAAAGAACAAAGATAGTTTGCCAGATATATGTGTTCGTTGCCCTTCTCAGTTGAGGAAAAGAACAGAGGGTATTAGAAATGAATTAATTCAAAAATATATTAATACCACAAAGAACCCAATATTATTGGCTCAGCGATTTGTAAAAAGGCTACGAAATGAGGGCTTACAATCTGCATTTCAAAGATTAAAGGAATGGCTCTTTTTGCAGAAGAAAAAGATACAGTTATAGTTAAATCCAATGCTATTGTTTTTTGGAAACCTGTTTTTTGCCTTTTTTCCAGCCGAAGAGATGAGATAATCGCTGGCAGATAGTAAGAAAAACAATTTCGATGGTGTTTTTTAACGGAAGGTTTTGTTGGGAGCATTTGTTTAATTGGTACTTTATATCTCGAATACCGCTTCGTATCCCTGTAGTAGGGGGTACCATTAAATAACCAGGCCAGTAGTTCTCATAAGACGGCATGTTCGATGGGTTTGGGTATAATTCGTCCATATTCAGTTCACGGTGGAGAACAATACTGCAACCGTAGCCGTAGTTATACCATGTACGTAAGAAAGAACGGAAATTTGTATCAAAGTCATGATACACAATAGCATCTTTTTGGTAAGCAAACCGCCAACCTTTTTTCCATAGATGAATGCTTGCAGAAATGTCCTCTCCACCTGGGTTACGTATGTCTTCAGCAAAACCACCGATATCTAATAAAGGTTTTTTTATGAAGGAACAATTACACGTAACTAAATAGTGAAGTTTTTCTGGGGGTTCTAATACATGATGGAATAAAGAATGTCTTGCAAAAACGGAGGCTTCTGATACTGCTTTTACACGTCCACCCACACCAACAATTTTATTAATGGGGTCAAGTGTTGAAATTAATTTTTTTAGCCAGTGTGGATGTACTCTACAATCCGAGTCTGTAAATGCAACGATTTCTCCATCCGCTACTTCTAAACCTTTGTTACGAGCAATACCAGGACCGCTGTTTTGTTTTAGTCGTATATATCGGAATTTATATGAATGCCATTTTTTTGACCATTCATGACAAACTTCGGGAGTTCTGTCAGTTGAGGCGTCGTCTACAATAATAACTTCATAAGGTTCATCATATTCAAGTGAATCAAAAGATGTAAGTAGGTGGTGCAACCGTTCAGAATCATTGTAAGCAGGGACTATTATAGACGCTTTGATTTCACTCATATTGTTATTTCATCCTGATTACTATCTTCTGGAAATGAAAATTGAATACCTCCGTCGAAAAGTAAATGAGAACCAGTCTGTAAATTGAAAACAGATTTTTGTTCAGGTGTTGCAATTGCTTGTATTATTCGCGCATGAAGTGAATATTCAGGGTTAATTGCAGACATTCGGAATGAATTTTTTTGGTGTGTAAATAAAAAAACGTTTGGTAATTTATTACCTATTGCATATATATATTCTGATGGGTTGTAATTTTTATTTAAATGGATATATTCTGTCTGTTCTGGCGGAATTTCAGTAAATTCCCCTGTTTCGAACGATGTTTTCCAGTGTTGATATGCATATATAAGACCAACGGAAATGTTATATTCTTCTAATGATAGTGGCTCCTTAACAATGAGCCATATTTTTGAGTATAGGAGATTTTCTTCGGTTTTAGGAAGTAATTCCCACTTTAAGCGGATCGGAAAGCGTTGGGATTCTCCTTCCCATATCCATGTGTCATTTTCTTTATATGGTGTGTTCCATAGAAATGTTTGGCTGAGAAACCACATCCCCTGTAGTCGAAATTGAGTATGGAGATGGACTGCTTGAGTAAGAAGTTTTTTATCTTTTTTTGATATGAATTCAATAAATCCTTCCCCTAATCTTGCTTCAATGTCTTTTAGTGTAATGGTTCGTTGTTGTATCCATGCTGTTTTCCATGCTTCATATTCTTCTTTTTCAGCGAGAGAAATTCTTATGTTCCCGATTTTATGTTCACCCATTTGAAGAAGTGAACTTGTCTCGGGAATTTGAAGATGACAACATATAAACCTTGACCTTCCTATATAGTCAGTATTGCCAATGGTTAAGGATGAACCTGGTTCAGAGGTTTCAAATTCTATTTTTAACAGAGGATATTCATCGGAGTTTAGGCTGGTTAATAGAAATGTAGAATTTTCACCAATTTTAGGTGGAACCATTGTTGTCCAGCCAAGATTTCCAGGGACAATCGGAGCAAACTTATTCTCATTTCCATTGTAGAAAAAGTGGTCATATATCTCTGGAAGAAAAATACGGAATTCTAATGCCTGTATTGGTATTTCTTTATTTAATTTATATCTTGCATTTAATTCAATATGTTTATTTTTAATTTCAACGTTCCATTTCCATTCCACAGGTAAACGATAAAGCGTTCCTTGGGCTATTAAGGATTGGTCTTCTCTTTCGGTTACAAGCCAGTCTCCCATAGAAGATGGGTGAACTTGTTGTAAGTGAACGAGAACGCCTTCTATCCCTAATGGAGATGTAATTTCCTTTTTATCATGAAATAGGGAAAGTTTACCGTGGCTGAAAATCGCCTCAATATTTTTGTTTGGTGAGGAAATCGTATGAATTCCCTCTGCTCTGCCAATTTGACGTAGGTAATAATCAATGGTAGCGGAAACAGAACCGCGATCGATAAGTTTTCCTTTATCAAGTAAGAATACTCTATTGCATAGGGCGTTAACCGTGCCAAGGTCATGAGATACAAAAACGATGGTTTTACCTTGTTCACGAAGTTCACCAATACGCTGACGACATTTTCTCTGAAATTCCTCATCGCCTACGGAAAGCACTTCATCCACCAGAAAAATGTCAGGATTGACAAATGAGGCGACTGCAAAACCAATGCGAACATACATACCACTGCTATATGTGTCAACGGGTTGGTCAATAAATTCACGGATACCTGAAAAGTCTATGATTTGCTCAATAACCTCATTGACCTGAGCACGACGCATTCCTAAAAGGCCAGCGTTTAAATAAATATTTTCTCTACCTGTCAGTAAGGGGTGAAAACCAGCGCCTAACTCCAGTAAAGAAGCCACTCTACCATATACAATGACTCTCCCTTCTGTAGGTAGAGTTACGCCAGCGATGATTTTTAAAAGGGTGCTTTTACCAGATCCATTTTTACCGATAATGCCCACTGTTTCACCACGATAAATATCGAAACTAACATTATTGAGGGCACGAAAATGTTCACTTTTTTTACCACGTATCCAATCTAATACCCCTCCCTGTCCTCGCAGGTCTCTGAAACCTCTGCGGATTGGGTATTCTTTAACAACATTTTTTATTTCGATAATAGGTTCATTCATTCGTTACATATAATCGGAAAAAGTAGGAGATTGTTTTCTAAATATATAGATGCCAATAAGTAATGAGAATATACTAACACATATAGTATAGACTAAAAATGAAGGTTGAGGTGCTTTACCATAAAGAATACATTCCCTCAAATTTGTAAGTATTCCTACCATGGGGTTCAAAATGTAAAGATGATAGAACCAATTTGGCAAGGTTTGATTCTCGCATGCTCTTTTCACCCATTCTACTGGATAAAACACAGGTGAAGCATAAAAGCCAAAGGTTAATCCAACATTTACCATGTTACCTATGTCTCTGAAATGAATGTATCCAGCAGAAAGCAGAAGTCCTAATCCTGCTGATAGACAAAACAGAATTGGAAGGATAATGATAAGCCAGAGAACATTAATTGTAATTGTTCCTTTAAAAAACAAGTGAATGATGATAAGAGTTATAAACCCGATAGATAAGTTGACCATAGGATAAATGATGGAGGAGAGAGGAACAACTTCACGAGGGAAAAACACTTTCTTTACAAGATTTTGATGGTGAATTAATGATAAGGTCGCTCCAGATACAGATGTTGAGAAATACTGCCAGAAAATTAATCCACATAGGATTTGAGTGGCCATTGGGATTTCAATGGTATCGGAGATAGTCAACCTCTGTTTGAATACAAATGAAAAAATAAAAAGGAGCAGTAACATCAACGTAATTGGCTCTATAATTGCCCATAAAAAGCCCAATATAGCATAACGGTATCTTGCTTTAATTTCACGCCAGACCAATCCCCATAAAATTTCCCTCGCTCTTATTAAGTCGATTAAAACGCGAGTAACTACTTTCTGGTCTTTACTATCATAATATATTTTATTTTTTGCTAAGTTCATATCCAAATCTAAACTATGGTTGATGTAGCCTTTTCTATTTTTTGAAACAAATAAATTATAATCAAAAAATAAGTTATATACTTTTTTAACAATGATTATAACTGAATTCTAACAGAATTTAGAATTGAGAAGAGATGTTTTTAATGTCTCCAGATGTGTATTAAACATTCTTACTATATCATGAAGGGGAAAGCGTAGTTTTAAAGATAAATTCAGGAATTCTTATATTTTGATAGTATATAGGTGTAAGAACGATATCATGTTCATTCTCAATGAAGTTTTGTCAAAGATACAATAAATAGATAATGTTATATTATATTATTTCATCTGCTCCTGTTTACGCATACCGCTTATAAGCGAAATAATTAAACTGAAAAAGAAAATATCAAGTAAGTATTTCCACCAATAGTTACTCTTTAATGATTTGCTACTGCATCCGCAACTATTTGTTTCTGGCTCTTCTGGTAAATCTTTGTTTCCTTCTTTATTTTCTTCTTTATTTCCTTCTCCTACTGTCCCTTCTCCTTCCATTCCTTCTTTATTTCCCTCTTCTATAGTATCAATTATCCCCTGGGTTGGTCCTAAGGAGCGTAGATATGGGTAACTTTGTCCGTCATCTATTGTCCAGACATTGTTGAAATCCCAACCTACATATGTGGCTTTTTGTTTCATTTCATTAGTTGTTTTACCTATTCCGCCGTCGGAAGTATTTAGTCCAGAAGTCGTCTTATTCCAATAAGAACTTGTTATTGTGCCTCCTTCGTTATAGCCTACTAACCCACCTAATTGTATAGAAGCTCCCTGAGCACCTGTCCCTTTCACTTGACCTATGGAATAACATCGTTGAATTGTGGAGGCATTATACCCTACTAAACCACCACCCAATAAACCTGAGTCTCCTTCGCTTCCAGGAGACACTTCACCATTTACAAAACTTGTAGAATAACATTCACTGATTATACAATTTTGGGAAGCACTGTCTTCATCTGATATGCTGTTAAAACCAACTAAGCCACCAACACTTGCGAATGTTATACCTGAAACACTCACGGAACCTGAAGAATAACATAGAGTTAATACTCCTCCATTTCCACCTATAAGTCCCCCTGCAAGAAGAAACTCTCCAGAGCTACTTACTGTCCCTATAGAATAACATCGCGTTATTGTTCCAAAATTAATACCTATAAGTCCGCCAGTAACTGGACCTCCCCCAGAACTATTTACTGTGCCTTTGAAATGACATTGCGTTATTGTTCCAAAATTAATACCTGTAAGTCCGCCAACAAAAGTGCCCGCTTCTTCTCTTCCTCCTCCATAACTATCAACTGTGCCTGTGGAATAACATTGCGTTATTGTCCCAAAATTAATACCTGTAAGTCCGCCAACAAAAGTGCCCGCTTCTTCTCTTCCTCCTCCATAACTATCAACTGTGCCTGTGGAATAACATTGCGTTATTGTCCCCAAATTTACGCCTGCCAATCCACCTATAGCCACATCATACATAGAGCCTTCTGTTATATCTATATTCTCTAACCCTAAATTATAAACCTCTCCTCCCTCGGCTATTCCAGCAAATAAACCGACAAATCCTCCTGCAGGATTATTGGTATTGATGTATAACCCAATAATTTTCTTATTATTACCGTTAAATTTACCTGTAAATGCATTAGCATCTCCAATAGGTTCAAAACCAGTGCCTCCATTCCAATTCCTTGTAGCAGTGGCATCTATGTCTTGTGTTAATTCATATTCGCCATTTAGCGGGTAAGCAGAGTCTTTACCAATTTTTTGTAATTTTTCAATTGTATCTATATATATTACTGCTTGTGCAGGTGGGACTATGAAAAATAAATAATAGATACTTAGAAGAATAATGAAAACAATGATTAGGTTTATATATCTATATTCCTTTTGAATATTAGCAAACGTAGACATTTTTGTTCTCCTTTTTTTGTCTATTACTTTACCAAAAATGTTACTGTTTAATAAAACAGCATCATAAAACGTATCTATTTGTTTATATTTATATTTATATGTTTTAAAGTTTTAAAATTTTATACCTTTTTAAAAATCATTTTTCAAATTGTTTTAAGATTCGTTGATTTGGTATATACCGAATTATTCGTTAAAAAGATGAGGACAGTCATCATGAAATAGAACTGATAACAGAGATATCTACTATTTGTTATTATAGTGGGTTACTTTTTGGTAAACTGGATATCTTAACCATATATTTTCACATTTAAGGTATATATAAGGCTATTAATGGTGAAACATATTGGATACAATGTTTAAAACAAGATTTTTTATTTATATAGGGATTTTTTTAGTTATAAGAATTTACATCACTATTTCAGGAGAAGGGCGTTATCCTTGTGTTTATTAATACAGTTGAGATATTTTCACAGCTATTTTATTTGGGTTGTGGAAATGGTGGTAAGGATTTCATTGGGTCGAAGGAACTTCCATCTCCACCAATTCCACTTGGTCCTGAAGGGGTTTGGACTGGTATTGGAGCCTGTTCAAGAGGGACTCCACCAGGGGATAAGAATGGTTCTACGAATTTCTCAATGTCAAATGGAGCTTGTTGCTCTTCTTGCTTTAGAGGCATAATTTCCTCAGTAGATACTTTGAATTCGTTATCTTCTATTTTCACTTTCCATATTTTACGGTTCTTTAATTTTTGAGGTTTTGGTTTCTCAACAGGCCAGGTACGACGGAATTCATTAAAATAACAGCCAATTTTATCAATTGGAATCTGTTGAAACTTTAGATTTTTCAATGCCAATGAGCGAATTTCTAACCAATAATCATCTTTTTCTGGGTAGAGAAAGAAAGGTTTAGCTATAATACTTGAATTGTCAAAACCTCTTTCTTGCCATTTTGAAAAAGGAATTTTTTCTGAATCATTTTTTTTGTAACTTTGCCAGGCAACTCTTACTTCTTTGCCAAAATGGTAAATAAGGTTAAAATCGAATTTATTAGTTTCTGGGTCAAATGGAGATAAGTGATATATCACAGCACTTTCTTTCTCAGTAGCCATATTAGAAATACCACAGAAGTCGTCTCTTTCATAGGAAATGATATTACGAAAGACTCGATTATTTGTGGGTTTTTTTCTATCATCTTGATATAGTGATAAGAGTTCTGGATAGCGAGTACTGTATGGGGGTTCTTTAGGTTTCATTGCTTCAAGTCGTTCGTCCATGACATCCCAGCAGTATGTCTCCCATCGTGCATCTATGTGAACGGCAGGTATGCAATCAACAAAGATATTATTTTCTACTAAATTATCCCGTCCTCCGCCTATCATGACACCACATAAAGGTACGCGATAGATTATATTGCCGTAAACAGTTACACCACTTGTGCAATCATCTAAATATATTCCCCAAGCCCATAGTGGAGATTCATATTGAAATGAAAAGTCGCCTTCTAAGGAGTCTTCATGTCCTAATCCGAAACCATAAACATCGTGGAATATGTTATACCGTAGGATATTCCCTCGATTTGTCCAGTCTCTACCCATATAGAAAGCACCAGCATCACCTGTTTCCTGGCATACACGATAGATACGATTATATTCGATGATATGGTCATTTCCCCCTAATATAATTGCGGAATGAGGTGAATCATGAATATCATTATTGGCTATTCGGTTTGATACACCATTTATTGATATTGCTGGATGGTAAGTTTTGAATATCTGGGCAAAATTATAAATGTGATTGTTTATTATTTGGTGTCCGCCAGGAGTTAATGTCTTTTTATCTCCGCCATTAACAGAAATGCCCGAACCACCCAATTCGAATAAATCACACCCTTCAACGCGATTATTTTTGCCCCCATTTATAGAAATGGCTGAACGATATATCCCAGACAAGGAAGATTTGGCTATTAAGCAGTGTTCTGAATTATTAATAACAATGCCTGTGTCATTTGAGCCGATAAAATTAATTCCAATAATGTTAATATAACGTGCATTTTTTATCTGGATTAGGTTGTTCAATGTAGCAAGTATATAGTTTTTTTCTGTACTTTGCTCGCGTAGAGGTGGATAATAATACAATTCATTTTTGTTACTATCAAAATACCATTCTCCCTCGTCATCTAAGAGGGACAAATGATTTTGTAAGAAGAAGCGTCTACCTTTTTTAGCTTCATAGTTGAATTCCCCATCAATTTCAATCGTATGCGTATTCATATCAATCGATTTTATCTTAATTATTTGGAATGCCCAATTGTAATTGGAGAAAGTTGCTATTTCTAATGGTGATACTTCAGTATTTGCAAAAATGGATGGTAAGAGTGAACACTGAAACGCATGTTTTGCATTTTCAGGGATTACATTTGTTATGAAAGCCCATGCTCCACCTGGTAATTGTTCCTCACTTTTATTTGGCCATCTTGCTAATGTTTGTATTTTATCGTTGAATAGTAATATTCTTGGTTCTGATTGAGGTTTTTCTATTGTTGTTTTATAAATGTTTCCCTGATAAGTCTCAAGATTATTAATTTCTTTTCCCCCAATAATTTTAACAGTTTCCCCTTTGTAATTTTGCCATAGTACTGGAAATTCTTCACTCCCAGAATCAGCTTCATTTAATTCTAATGGGGAAGAGAGAAAATAATTTCCTTGACGAATAAGAATAACCCCTCCTTTTTTTTCTCTTTTGGCTATTTCCTGACGAAGTGCATCTCGGGCTTTTTCTAAGGTGTTGAAAGGTCCATCTGACATGTCTGGTAATGGTTCGGGTAAAGTTCCTGACCAGGTATCATTCCCGATGGGTGATACATAAAAAATGGGATATGAATCACTATAAGGGTTAGGGGCAATAGCAAAGATAAAAGACAAAGTAGATAAAACAAATACTTTTTGATACATCTTTTTATATCTCCGTTCTAATGGTTGATTTTAATTCTGATTTGGTGAGTCGTTTTAACGTATCAATATATTCTTGGGACACAACAGGATGTTTCAAAAGTTTTTCTTGCTGAATCCATAAATTATTAAACCATAATATTGTTTTTTCATGACCTATTGTATGAATAAAAACATTAAAAAAATCATCTGGCTCATCAGGGAGTAAATGAAATTTTTTGCTTCCCCAACGCCAGGAGGTGTTGATTATTTTTGCAATCAATTCTTGGGATTTGATAGGTTTGATAACTTTTCTACATGCAATTAATTTAATTCTGTGCTGACTTGAGGAACTACGTTTTATAACAAAATCACCAGAGGCAATTTCTGGCAAAGCAATGCTTGTTTTACTTTGTTCATCATACAAACGAAGAATTATCTCAATAATTTTTGACTTTATTTGGTTCGTTTCCTTTATGGAAAAAGTATGTGGTTTTTCTACATTGGTAAAGAATTGCAAGTCTTTATTAACGCCGAGTTCATCATAGCCAGCAAGCCACTGGGTTAAATATGCATATATCTTTCGATGAAAATCTTTCCTCTTATATCGGTCAGGAAAGAAAAGATAATCTCCTAAAAAAGGTTTAACAACATATTCAGGACACCGTTTATACAGTGTGATTAAAAGGTTATGTTCTGCTTTTGCAACCTTTGAAAACTCTTCACCGTCTTTTGCTACAACAAAAGCAAAATAAGCATTTTTCATTCTTTGGTTTTCTGCTTTTAGTTGAAATATGAATTGATACTTTCCTTCTTGAAATAGATGAAATTTTAAAGAGGTTACTGGTGATGTCCCTAAAATTTTCTGGATTGTAGGTATAATAAATTTGTCTTTTATACTTAGATAAGTGTTAAATGAATTTACCAAAGTGTCGAACTGGTAAAAACGTTTTAATTCATTTCCCCAGTAATCAAACATAGGACGGAATCCCGTCCATAATAATTTGATGGGTATCCCTCCAAATTTTGGATGTGCTATTTTTTTCATCTTGTTTATAACCTATGTGTGCGGATTTTCTTTTTGATAATTACTTTATAGTTTAGTGAAATTATATTACTTTATGTGGTATGCTTTCTCTTTGGTTAATACAGAATAAAATCTAATTCCCTGTATTCTAATCATTTTATTTTTTCGTTTCAATTATAAATCTATTTTAGGAACTCCTCCTGATATTCGTATTATTTTACAAAATTATGAAGGGACATATTTTATTTTTCATCACGATAGTCTTTATGAGCATGGGTATTTGTTCTTTTTCGGAACAAGTGCCACAAATATCCATTCACCAGATTGAGAAAAGAATATATGTTCAAAAGCTTTTTCAAATTATGATTACCCTTCAAAATATAAAGAAGGAAACAGAACCTTATTGTTTTTTCCCTCCAGAGTATGAAAACAAAAATGAGAATTTGTTTTTGGAAGTAAAGAATATAAAAAGTAATGAATCGGCAGATAAGGTAAATTTAGAAATATGCATGGAAGGTGTTGCGAAAGAAACAGGGACGTATGAAATTGGTTCAATAAAAGTCCCTTATGTCCTTCTTTCAGGAGAATTAGAATCTGAATTTGTAAAAGATAATACAAGAGCCCTTCCAACATCCTATTGGGATATACCCCCAATTTACATTGAGGTCAAAAAAGATAATACAATGTATACATTAATTTTTGTTGGGGGTATTATTGTATTAGTAATTTTTGTTGGTATAGGTTTGTTTGTTTATAAGGGAAAAAGGGGTGAACAAGTGGTTCAATTGGAAATCACAGATGCCGAAGTTTTACACACAGCAAGGAAATTCAGGTTAGACGGAGATTATTATGAGTATTTCCGAACGTTATTGCATATAGTTCAAAGATTAAATGAAAAAGAGAAGAAGACAGAATTGGAAATGTTAATAAATAAGATAAATGAAAAGATGAACGATGTCGGATACAGAGGCTTCAAACCCTCTGAGACAGAGTTAGAATGGTTCTGGAAAGAGGTTGAAAATTGTATAGATAGGTATAAAAAACAAGAGTCTTAATGTATTATGTGAACATAGTTATTTAATAGAAAGGAGATAAAAATGTCAACCAGTGTTCAAGCAATAAGAGCACGTGTAGAACGATATGCAGATTTGATGAATCGTGTTCGGCAGGAGATAAGTAAAATCATTGTTGGTCAGCAATATATGATAGAGCGAATGTTGATAGGATTGTTAGCCAATGGGCACGTATTATTAGAAGGGGTCCCAGGGCTTGCAAAGACGACAGCAGTAAATACACTTGCAAAAACATTAGATTGTTTGTTCCATCGGATTCAATTTACCCCTGATCTTTTACCAGCAGATTTGATTGGGACATTGGTTTACAACCCTAAAACGGGAGAATTTACCACGAAAAAAGGCCCGATTTTTGGGAATATAATATTGGCAGATGAAATAAACCGTGCCCCAGCAAAAGTTCAAAGTGCCTTATTGGAGGCAATGCAAGAACGGCAGGTAACGATTGGCGATAACACATATAAATTGGAAGAACCTTTTATGGTATTGGCAACTCAGAATCCAATAGAACAGGAGGGAACTTATCCGCTACCAGAGGCTCAGGTTGACCGTTTTATGTTGAAATTAAAAGTTACATACCCAAACCGTAATGAAGAAAAAGCCATTTTGGAAAGGGTCGATTTGCTTCACCAACCTTCTGTTTCCACAGTTTTGTCCAAACAATATGTTTTAGAAATGCGTGAAGTAGTAAATCAGATATATGTGGATGAAAAAATAAAAAACTATATTGTTGATATTGTCCAGGCAACACGTAATCCAGATGTTTTCGGGTTAAAAATAAATCATTTAATTGAATACGGTGCTTCGCCACGTGCTTCTCTTTACCTTCAACAGACAGCTCGGGCATGGGCATTCTTACAAGGAGAAGGGAATG from Candidatus Hydrogenedens sp. encodes:
- a CDS encoding MoxR family ATPase, which produces MSTSVQAIRARVERYADLMNRVRQEISKIIVGQQYMIERMLIGLLANGHVLLEGVPGLAKTTAVNTLAKTLDCLFHRIQFTPDLLPADLIGTLVYNPKTGEFTTKKGPIFGNIILADEINRAPAKVQSALLEAMQERQVTIGDNTYKLEEPFMVLATQNPIEQEGTYPLPEAQVDRFMLKLKVTYPNRNEEKAILERVDLLHQPSVSTVLSKQYVLEMREVVNQIYVDEKIKNYIVDIVQATRNPDVFGLKINHLIEYGASPRASLYLQQTARAWAFLQGEGNVFPHDIKVMAPDVLRHRIKVSYEAEAENITSEDIIQKILDHVPVP
- a CDS encoding right-handed parallel beta-helix repeat-containing protein, whose product is MYQKVFVLSTLSFIFAIAPNPYSDSYPIFYVSPIGNDTWSGTLPEPLPDMSDGPFNTLEKARDALRQEIAKREKKGGVILIRQGNYFLSSPLELNEADSGSEEFPVLWQNYKGETVKIIGGKEINNLETYQGNIYKTTIEKPQSEPRILLFNDKIQTLARWPNKSEEQLPGGAWAFITNVIPENAKHAFQCSLLPSIFANTEVSPLEIATFSNYNWAFQIIKIKSIDMNTHTIEIDGEFNYEAKKGRRFFLQNHLSLLDDEGEWYFDSNKNELYYYPPLREQSTEKNYILATLNNLIQIKNARYINIIGINFIGSNDTGIVINNSEHCLIAKSSLSGIYRSAISINGGKNNRVEGCDLFELGGSGISVNGGDKKTLTPGGHQIINNHIYNFAQIFKTYHPAISINGVSNRIANNDIHDSPHSAIILGGNDHIIEYNRIYRVCQETGDAGAFYMGRDWTNRGNILRYNIFHDVYGFGLGHEDSLEGDFSFQYESPLWAWGIYLDDCTSGVTVYGNIIYRVPLCGVMIGGGRDNLVENNIFVDCIPAVHIDARWETYCWDVMDERLEAMKPKEPPYSTRYPELLSLYQDDRKKPTNNRVFRNIISYERDDFCGISNMATEKESAVIYHLSPFDPETNKFDFNLIYHFGKEVRVAWQSYKKNDSEKIPFSKWQERGFDNSSIIAKPFFLYPEKDDYWLEIRSLALKNLKFQQIPIDKIGCYFNEFRRTWPVEKPKPQKLKNRKIWKVKIEDNEFKVSTEEIMPLKQEEQQAPFDIEKFVEPFLSPGGVPLEQAPIPVQTPSGPSGIGGDGSSFDPMKSLPPFPQPK